From Toxorhynchites rutilus septentrionalis strain SRP chromosome 2, ASM2978413v1, whole genome shotgun sequence, a single genomic window includes:
- the LOC129769405 gene encoding spidroin-2-like has protein sequence MNVKLTRAPAMLKCCLFALVIVSISAEEKWSWSKGNNGNDNNALYNDADRTNVRSDVIEFQEPKRFDPNEKKYYQQQGVRQGRYEVKETTTRRPTFGKPVNDEFSGEVGGQQNDYGLNQRFGGAGNGLYPNNPYGFNPGFGAGSPQFGAGAPGYTQQGFGGSYGAANGVLVGPGGPTGIIGRPYKGFNNGYPGASYGPFGNNYGGFGNQGLPGGLNPYGGIGGGYPNSAYPGAGYPGGAYPGNGYYGTQNHFGPGQFGPAQFGPGQFGPAPFGPSQFGPGSIGGLFGGGPFGRQSDQSKQNTNKIEKRAV, from the exons ATGAACGTCAAACTCACTCGAGCGCCCGCCATGCTTAAGT GCTGCTTGTTCGCTCTGGTAATCGTATCAATCAGTGCAGAAGAAAAATGGTCCTGGTCGAAAGGCAACAACGGCAATGATAACAACGCCCTCTACAATGATGCTGACCGAACAAACGTCCGGAGCGATGTGATTGAGTTCCAGGAACCGAAGCGATTCGAtccgaacgaaaaaaaatattaccaaCAGCAAGGTGTGAG GCAGGGACGCTACGAGGTGAAAGAAACCACAACACGTCGCCCAACATTCGGAAAGCCAGTGAATGATGAATTTTCTGGAGAAGTTGGTGGTCAACAAAATGATTACGG TTTGAATCAGCGCTTTGGAGGTGCAGGAAATGGACTATACCCCAATAATCCATATGGGTTCAATCCTGGATTTGGAGCCGGAAGCCCACAATTTGGAGCTGGGGCACCTGGGTATACTCAGCAAGGATTCGGAGGAAGCTACGGAGCCGCTAATGGAGTTTTGGTAGGCCCCGGAGGACCAACCGGTATAATTGGCCGTCCATATAAGGGATTCAACAATGGATATCCTGGAGCAAGTTATGGACCATTTGGTAACAACTATGGTGGTTTTGGAAACCAAGGTCTTCCAGGTGGATTAAATCCTTACGGAGGAATTGGTGGAGGATATCCTAATAGTGCATACCCAGGTGCTGGATACCCAGGTGGTGCATATCCTGGAAACGGATACTATGGGACTCAGAATCATTTCGGTCCTGGACAGTTTGGACCAGCACAGTTTGGTCCAGGACAATTCGGACCTGCACCATTCGGACCTTCGCAATTTGGACCTGGTTCAATCGGTGGACTGTTTGGCGGTGGTCCATTCGGACGACAATCTGATCAGTCAAAGCAAAATAcgaataaaatagaaaaaagagcTGTGTGA